The Niastella koreensis GR20-10 genome includes a window with the following:
- a CDS encoding dihydrofolate reductase family protein: MSKIIFDSGISLDGFFAGENRSPANPMGGVAADIHSWMFKQKAFWKHVNMEGGEEYGADSKLIDEVFERTGSYIMGKRMFEEGEVHWKEDLYKADVYVLTHEKREPWIQKGTTTFYFINDGIQSALEKAKQSAKGKDIRIQGGANTIQQFLNAGLIDEFLIHITPVFLGRGIRLFDGIDKDIYDLQLAEIIPSGLTTHLRYKLTRK; the protein is encoded by the coding sequence ATGAGCAAAATTATCTTTGACAGCGGAATATCCCTTGATGGCTTTTTTGCCGGCGAAAACAGAAGTCCGGCCAACCCAATGGGCGGTGTTGCAGCAGACATTCATTCGTGGATGTTTAAACAAAAAGCATTTTGGAAACACGTCAATATGGAAGGCGGTGAGGAATATGGCGCAGACAGTAAATTAATAGATGAGGTGTTCGAAAGAACAGGTTCTTATATCATGGGAAAACGAATGTTTGAAGAAGGCGAGGTACATTGGAAAGAAGATCTTTACAAAGCAGATGTTTATGTGCTGACACACGAAAAACGGGAACCCTGGATTCAAAAGGGAACAACAACTTTCTACTTCATCAATGACGGCATACAAAGCGCATTGGAAAAAGCAAAACAATCAGCCAAAGGAAAGGATATAAGAATACAAGGCGGCGCCAATACTATTCAACAATTCCTGAACGCCGGGCTTATCGACGAATTTTTGATTCACATTACCCCTGTTTTTTTAGGACGTGGTATCCGGCTGTTTGATGGCATCGACAAGGATATTTATGATCTTCAATTGGCAGAAATAATACCTTCCGGCTTAACCACACATTTAAGATACAAACTAACCAGGAAATAA
- a CDS encoding SRPBCC domain-containing protein produces MEKYNTFSQEDNILIHTRILNAPRDLVWEVWTNPEHIKKWWGPNGFSLTTKSMDVAPGKTWDFIMHGMGKDWINKIEYTAVKKPSLISYRHSGERSEDYNFSVTILFEEVEGKTLLTMKSVFKSKEIIEELNRKVNAIEGGKQTLNRLGDYLKELSDNY; encoded by the coding sequence ATGGAGAAATACAACACTTTCAGCCAGGAAGATAATATTCTTATCCATACCAGGATTCTTAATGCCCCAAGAGATTTGGTTTGGGAAGTTTGGACAAATCCGGAACACATAAAAAAATGGTGGGGACCAAATGGGTTTTCGTTAACTACAAAATCGATGGATGTAGCACCAGGCAAAACATGGGATTTTATTATGCATGGTATGGGAAAGGACTGGATTAACAAAATTGAGTACACAGCAGTAAAGAAACCTTCCCTCATTTCCTACAGGCACTCTGGTGAAAGAAGCGAAGACTATAACTTTTCTGTTACCATTTTATTTGAGGAGGTTGAAGGAAAAACATTGCTGACCATGAAGTCCGTATTTAAATCCAAAGAAATTATTGAGGAATTGAACAGAAAGGTAAATGCCATTGAAGGTGGTAAGCAAACTTTAAACCGTCTTGGTGATTATCTTAAAGAACTGTCGGATAACTATTAA
- a CDS encoding ArsR/SmtB family transcription factor, whose product MTQTRDVFQAIADPTRRQIIDMLARESLNVNAIASEFNITRQAVSLHVQFLNECGLIVIRQQGRERYCEAKLDKLNEVTAWVDQYRKYWDKKFDSLEGYLEKIQKKKK is encoded by the coding sequence ATGACTCAAACAAGAGATGTTTTTCAGGCGATAGCAGATCCCACCCGCAGGCAAATTATAGATATGCTGGCCCGGGAATCTCTTAATGTCAATGCTATTGCCAGCGAATTCAATATTACCCGGCAGGCAGTTTCGTTGCATGTACAATTCCTTAACGAATGTGGCCTTATCGTGATCAGGCAACAAGGCAGGGAAAGATATTGCGAAGCCAAACTGGATAAATTAAATGAAGTGACAGCCTGGGTAGACCAATACCGGAAATATTGGGATAAAAAATTCGATTCCCTGGAAGGTTACCTGGAAAAAATTCAAAAAAAGAAAAAATAG
- a CDS encoding winged helix-turn-helix transcriptional regulator, protein MEKKKNEIIKHGANECPITATISVIGGKWKPPIVWLLLKGPMRYGALSKTMPEMSLKVLSKQLKELEADGIITRKVYPETPPRVEYSLTEKGAALRPALTLLSEWSETYILANN, encoded by the coding sequence ATGGAAAAGAAAAAAAATGAAATAATAAAACATGGCGCCAATGAATGTCCCATAACCGCAACAATCAGTGTTATTGGAGGAAAATGGAAACCGCCGATTGTATGGTTGTTGTTAAAAGGCCCGATGCGCTATGGCGCTTTAAGCAAGACCATGCCCGAGATGTCGTTGAAAGTACTTTCCAAACAACTAAAGGAATTAGAAGCGGATGGAATTATTACCAGGAAAGTGTACCCGGAAACGCCTCCGCGCGTAGAGTATTCACTGACTGAAAAAGGAGCCGCCTTACGTCCGGCGCTAACATTATTATCTGAATGGAGTGAAACTTATATCTTAGCTAATAACTAA
- a CDS encoding RtcB family protein, with translation MITGKELIELGYRPSRWFKEAIEYANQHNLEGEALASYIKTIAPATIEPFGEPLPFYKNIKAETEAEISNVQQVFETMDMLMRTPTLVKGVVMPDACPTGEIGQIPVGGVVAAKNAIHPAMHSADICCSVMMTNFGNLSPKEVLDKAHAVTHFGGGGRPEFSELPKDLEERIIANKFFKDQASLNLAKSHLGTQGDGNHFLFVGISKQTGETMMVTHHGSRGFGANLYTQGMKVAEMFRKDLSPNTLPKNAWIPYDTNEGKAYWEALQIVREWTKLNHTTIHNATLDKLKTDLVDRFWNEHNFVFKDEDLFYHAKGATPLDDKFVPDSNNGLRLIPLNMSMPVLIVKGQTTETNLGFAPHGAGRNVSRKAHKRTKANTTIEQVFAEETQGLDIRFFSNNIDISELPSAYKDAHAVKRQMQEFGLGEVVDEIMPYGCIMAGDWEINAPWRKKFKG, from the coding sequence ATGATAACCGGAAAAGAATTAATAGAATTAGGTTACAGGCCCTCCAGATGGTTTAAAGAAGCCATTGAATATGCGAACCAGCATAACCTGGAAGGTGAGGCGCTTGCTTCCTATATTAAGACTATTGCGCCGGCAACCATTGAGCCGTTTGGGGAACCGTTACCTTTTTATAAGAATATTAAAGCGGAAACGGAAGCCGAAATCTCAAATGTTCAGCAGGTTTTTGAAACCATGGATATGCTAATGAGAACTCCAACCCTGGTAAAAGGGGTTGTAATGCCCGATGCATGCCCTACAGGGGAAATTGGGCAAATTCCTGTAGGTGGTGTGGTGGCCGCAAAAAACGCTATTCACCCGGCTATGCATAGTGCAGACATCTGTTGTTCTGTAATGATGACAAATTTCGGCAACCTTTCTCCTAAAGAAGTTTTAGATAAAGCGCATGCTGTTACGCATTTTGGGGGCGGTGGGCGGCCGGAGTTTTCTGAACTACCAAAAGACCTGGAGGAGCGAATTATAGCCAACAAATTCTTTAAGGACCAGGCCAGTTTAAACTTAGCGAAATCTCATTTAGGAACACAGGGCGATGGCAATCACTTTTTATTCGTAGGTATTTCCAAACAAACCGGCGAAACGATGATGGTAACCCATCATGGAAGCCGTGGCTTTGGAGCCAACCTTTATACCCAGGGAATGAAAGTAGCTGAAATGTTCAGAAAAGATCTCTCGCCCAATACGCTTCCTAAAAACGCATGGATACCGTATGATACCAATGAAGGTAAAGCGTACTGGGAGGCGTTACAAATAGTAAGAGAATGGACAAAACTGAATCATACCACTATTCACAACGCCACGCTTGACAAGTTAAAAACAGACCTGGTGGACAGGTTCTGGAATGAACACAATTTTGTATTTAAGGACGAAGACCTGTTCTATCACGCCAAAGGCGCCACGCCGCTGGATGACAAATTTGTTCCTGACAGCAATAATGGCTTGCGCCTGATCCCTTTGAACATGAGTATGCCCGTTTTGATCGTAAAGGGACAAACGACTGAAACAAACCTGGGTTTTGCACCCCACGGAGCAGGTAGAAACGTAAGCAGAAAAGCGCATAAAAGAACAAAGGCGAACACAACTATTGAGCAGGTTTTTGCAGAAGAAACCCAGGGACTCGATATCAGGTTTTTCTCCAACAACATAGATATCTCGGAACTACCAAGCGCCTATAAAGATGCACATGCGGTAAAACGCCAGATGCAGGAATTCGGACTGGGTGAAGTGGTAGATGAGATCATGCCTTATGGTTGTATTATGGCCGGAGACTGGGAAATAAATGCGCCCTGGCGGAAAAAATTTAAAGGATAA
- a CDS encoding DUF2214 family protein: protein MYPQIVRQLLLIMHLSGLILMVGTTVASFVTFRAFTKKFYLKSENSAGLLQLLLNLDPIKGIGGILLIISGIGLTFITGWVFLHMLWLQLKLSLILLLPLNELLVGKKQLKQLKTAFFENNPDNATLIKIAIPKIAAFYTIQLMLFLGIIVLAVLKIS from the coding sequence ATGTATCCACAAATTGTACGACAGTTACTGCTCATTATGCATCTTTCCGGTCTGATACTGATGGTCGGCACCACGGTAGCCTCTTTTGTCACTTTTCGTGCTTTCACAAAGAAATTTTACCTAAAAAGTGAAAATTCAGCAGGTCTTTTACAACTCCTGTTGAACCTGGACCCAATAAAAGGGATAGGTGGTATTTTGCTGATAATTTCCGGTATTGGGCTTACGTTTATAACCGGTTGGGTATTCCTGCACATGCTATGGCTTCAGCTGAAATTATCACTTATTCTGCTGCTGCCCCTTAATGAATTGCTGGTAGGCAAAAAGCAACTTAAACAATTAAAGACCGCTTTTTTTGAAAATAATCCCGATAACGCTACCCTGATAAAAATAGCAATACCTAAAATCGCAGCGTTTTACACCATTCAACTAATGTTGTTTTTGGGAATAATTGTACTGGCGGTTTTAAAGATCAGTTAA
- a CDS encoding tetratricopeptide repeat protein, with product MRSVVTLFILTLTAVRSFANVDYIDISKISNDNKLISAFNFIKNNRNYYETWTNEWKYDKPKQGLVTQLREHYNSFSALTTKNEETFLLLGDIAHYLYNLDDTAYYDIAVKNFEEAVKRNSTDYRPHWFLGNHYALANALQLGIDNFVKAKKLLPAEQPADFWNDYALAAAIANMPSNCIYAMDKVKKISGKEGSFQQQLGETIYKRIVPVDKNNAYAKEDIWAATREELATFTCRPLGIKVMIDSTWGLTINDYKKNQEAFIIKPSTLKNKEGREIHYTIAILMKTANDNDKLNDYINNFVSKYKDKSSISFSTKYDKMVAYEIKDKTMYPEVGGAHMYILGIERNAPQYPGLLIESAGAFPEGNTGEVSYYQANDCKDRFKGKIFYAILLDTCEDIHAQSYSIFKSLFDNQIIIE from the coding sequence ATGAGATCCGTAGTTACCCTTTTTATCCTTACGCTGACAGCTGTTCGATCATTTGCTAACGTTGACTATATCGACATTTCAAAAATCAGCAATGACAACAAACTTATTTCGGCTTTTAATTTTATTAAAAACAACAGGAATTACTACGAAACCTGGACAAACGAATGGAAGTACGACAAGCCGAAACAGGGCCTGGTAACCCAACTTCGTGAACACTACAATAGCTTTTCAGCGCTCACAACAAAGAACGAAGAAACATTTTTGTTGCTCGGCGACATCGCTCATTATCTGTATAACCTGGACGATACGGCTTATTACGACATCGCTGTTAAAAATTTTGAAGAGGCAGTAAAGAGAAATTCAACTGATTACCGGCCCCATTGGTTTTTGGGCAATCACTATGCGCTTGCAAATGCCTTGCAATTGGGCATTGACAATTTTGTTAAAGCAAAGAAACTATTACCTGCTGAACAACCTGCGGATTTCTGGAACGATTATGCTTTGGCAGCCGCCATAGCTAATATGCCTTCCAATTGCATTTACGCAATGGATAAAGTAAAAAAGATCTCTGGTAAAGAAGGAAGTTTTCAACAACAACTCGGAGAAACAATTTATAAAAGAATTGTGCCTGTTGATAAAAACAATGCTTACGCTAAGGAAGACATCTGGGCAGCCACCAGGGAAGAACTGGCAACCTTTACCTGCCGGCCATTAGGTATTAAAGTTATGATCGATTCAACCTGGGGGCTAACAATTAACGATTATAAAAAAAATCAGGAGGCATTCATAATTAAACCATCTACGTTGAAAAACAAGGAGGGAAGGGAAATTCACTACACAATTGCGATACTTATGAAAACAGCGAATGATAATGATAAATTGAATGACTACATCAACAACTTTGTTTCAAAATATAAAGACAAAAGCAGTATTTCCTTCAGTACCAAATATGATAAAATGGTAGCTTATGAAATCAAAGACAAGACAATGTATCCTGAAGTAGGAGGCGCACACATGTATATTCTGGGTATTGAACGGAACGCACCCCAATATCCCGGATTACTTATTGAAAGTGCGGGGGCATTTCCGGAAGGAAATACGGGTGAAGTGTCGTATTACCAGGCAAACGACTGTAAGGACAGGTTTAAGGGTAAAATCTTTTATGCCATCCTGCTCGATACCTGCGAGGACATCCATGCACAATCTTACTCGATTTTCAAATCGCTGTTTGACAATCAGATTATCATTGAATGA
- a CDS encoding short chain dehydrogenase, whose amino-acid sequence MRIIVIGANGTIGSSIVGALEKDHQIIKVGVKSGVIQANISDPVSIEEMYKKIDSFDALICAAGDGYFGPLSGMTDANFRVSVEGKFMSQVNLVLIGQKYISPKGSFTLTSGSLANDPVPFAASVSAVNAAIDGFVRGAAIELENGVRINSVAPGVIEASPQYFPYFPGHIPATMHQVAQAYVRSALGAQTGQTYSVGC is encoded by the coding sequence ATGAGAATTATTGTTATCGGAGCCAATGGTACAATTGGTTCTTCCATTGTTGGTGCGTTGGAAAAAGATCATCAGATCATTAAGGTCGGCGTTAAAAGTGGAGTTATTCAGGCTAATATCAGTGATCCGGTGTCTATAGAAGAAATGTATAAAAAGATCGATTCCTTTGACGCGTTGATATGTGCAGCAGGGGATGGATACTTTGGACCGCTTTCAGGCATGACGGATGCCAACTTCCGCGTTAGTGTTGAGGGAAAATTTATGTCGCAGGTAAACCTGGTGTTGATTGGGCAGAAATATATTTCACCAAAGGGTTCTTTTACCCTTACCTCCGGAAGCCTGGCCAATGATCCGGTTCCATTTGCAGCGTCTGTAAGCGCAGTGAATGCAGCTATCGACGGTTTTGTCAGGGGAGCGGCTATAGAGTTGGAAAATGGGGTTCGCATTAATTCCGTTGCTCCGGGTGTTATAGAGGCATCACCTCAGTATTTCCCTTATTTTCCAGGCCATATACCAGCCACTATGCACCAGGTTGCACAGGCATATGTAAGAAGTGCTTTGGGTGCGCAAACCGGGCAAACTTATAGTGTAGGATGTTAG